In Acidimicrobiia bacterium, the DNA window CAGCCCCCTGGAGCCCGACCGCCAATTGAAAGTCAAGATACGACGTCACCTGCGGGTCGCGAAAACTGAGCACCAGAAAACTTTTCGCGACCTGCCGTCTACCCCTCTTGATCGAGTGTGCATGCGAATTGGATTAAGCAATGTGGATGCACACTCGTCGAAGCCTTCATGGTTTTCAACCATACGCGGACGAGTTCAGGATTCTCTTCCGAATCGATCAACTCGAGTGTCGAGATCTACGCCAGCCGACCGAGCGGCCGCTTCCATATCGGCAGTCGGCAGTACCGAGGGCTCCGGCCAGGTCGGGAGATCGGCGACGCGTTCGGCCAGGTTGGCTACGGTCCACTGATCCGGGTTCGTTGTAGCCAGCTCATCCCAGGTGATCGGAGTGCTGACCGACGCTCGGGGACGGGGCCGGATGGAGAACGGCGACACCACAGACGCTCCCGGATGGTTCCTCATCCAGTCGACGAACACCCGGCCCTTCCGGTTCTTCTTGAGGAATTCGGTCGTGGCCAGGTCAGGGTTGGCGGCGACGACCAGGCCTGCAACGGCCTGAGCAGCGGTGGCTACTCTTTGCCACGGCGCGTCAGGAACAATCGGCGCCCATACGTGATAACCCTTCGATCCGGTTGCCACGGGGAGGGAATCGACGCCGAACGAGAACAGCACCTCCCTGACCGCCTCGGTGGCGGAGCGAGCTTGTTCGACGTCGCCTTCCTCGGGGTCAAGGTCCATCACGAAGTAATCCGGCCGATCGGTTTCGGGGAGCCGGCTCGTCCAAATGTGGAATGAGACCGTGCCTTGGTTGGCGAGGTACGGGACATCGGTTGGCTCGGTGATCACCGGGAACCTGGTCGTGCCTCCGTCGGACTTCTGCACCTCGAACCGTTCAATGGTCGCCGGGAAGTGGTCGGCGGCATTTTTCTGCATAAACCCTTTGGCGCCAATGCCTTGCGGATAACGCTCCAGGGTCAGGGGTCTGGCAACCAGGAATGGGAAGATCAAATCGGCCATGGTCTCGTAGTAGCCGACCATCTCGCCTTTGGTCAGCCCAATCTCGGGGAACATGATCCGATCCGGGCTGCTGACCTCCATCCCGGAACTCTATTCCGCCAAGTGGCTGATCGGGACTTCCGACTCCGGTCTAAAGCCCTAGTACCCCACTGACAAACACGGGATCTGGACGAGGATGGAGGGACCTTATGGAGATTCAAATGAAACTGAGATTTGGGCTGTTGATGGTCATGTTGGTGAGCTGCGCTCCTGAGTCGGCGACAACCGTCCAGGTCGATGTCGTCGGACCAACCACTGTTGCGGCCAGTCCCGACACCAGTGATCCGGCTTCGGAATCGACCGCCGGGTCGGGTGGAGTCGATCAAATGGGTAATTCGGATGTGGTAGATACGACTGAAGCGGTCATGGTCCCGATGGACCCGGCTGATGACGGACAGACCGGCATCGATCATTCCGGTATGGACCACCCTGCCATGGGCATTTCGTTGGCGGATGAAGGAGCGATGGCCGGCCGAACGATTCACGTCACGATGAAAGAGTTCTCATATGCGCCGACCCCGATCGAGGTGGTTGCCGGCGAAACGGTTGAGTTCGTCGTCCATAACGAAGGTGCCATCCAGCACGAGTTTCGCGTCACGACGATCGCCGCCGTTGAACACCACATTGCTGAAGGGCACGTCGACCACTCGGATGGTCTCGAGCCTGGTGTGATGGTGCT includes these proteins:
- the ligD gene encoding non-homologous end-joining DNA ligase, which translates into the protein MEVSSPDRIMFPEIGLTKGEMVGYYETMADLIFPFLVARPLTLERYPQGIGAKGFMQKNAADHFPATIERFEVQKSDGGTTRFPVITEPTDVPYLANQGTVSFHIWTSRLPETDRPDYFVMDLDPEEGDVEQARSATEAVREVLFSFGVDSLPVATGSKGYHVWAPIVPDAPWQRVATAAQAVAGLVVAANPDLATTEFLKKNRKGRVFVDWMRNHPGASVVSPFSIRPRPRASVSTPITWDELATTNPDQWTVANLAERVADLPTWPEPSVLPTADMEAAARSAGVDLDTRVDRFGRES